From a region of the Thiomicrorhabdus sp. genome:
- the hisD gene encoding histidinol dehydrogenase, which produces MLNIRRLSANAEGFREELDRLLAWETVSNDSVNDIVKEVVNNVRTKGDAALLEYTARFDRLTLNSGAELEISKERLHAALERIPAEQREALQLSADRVRDYHEKQVQNSWAYEEADGTMLGQQVTPLDSVGLYVPGGKAAYPSSVIMNAIPAKVAGVETLIMVVPTPDGEVNDMVLAAAAICDVDAVFTLGGAQAVAALAYGTETVPAVDKIVGPGNIFVATAKRMVFGTVGIDMIAGPSEILVYCDGKTDPDWIAVDLFSQAEHDEDAQSILVTQDADFAEKVYQSMDRLLPTMPREKIIRTALQDRGAIIVVDNEEQALEMINVIAPEHLELSVDDPKALLPKIRHAGAIFMGRYTAEALGDYCAGPNHVLPTSRTARFSSPLGVYDFQKRSSLIMCSPEGSNVLGKVAGILADGEGLQAHAMSARYRVQD; this is translated from the coding sequence ATGCTTAATATTCGTCGTTTATCTGCTAATGCAGAAGGTTTTAGAGAGGAATTAGATCGTTTACTAGCATGGGAAACGGTCTCTAATGATTCAGTTAACGATATCGTTAAAGAAGTGGTTAATAATGTTCGTACAAAGGGTGATGCCGCTCTTTTAGAATACACGGCACGTTTTGACCGTTTAACCTTAAATTCTGGTGCTGAATTAGAAATTTCTAAAGAGCGTTTACATGCAGCTTTAGAAAGGATTCCGGCAGAACAGCGTGAAGCTTTACAGTTATCTGCTGACCGTGTTCGTGACTATCATGAAAAGCAAGTACAAAATTCTTGGGCATATGAAGAAGCTGATGGCACTATGTTAGGTCAGCAGGTGACTCCTTTAGATAGTGTTGGACTTTATGTGCCTGGTGGAAAAGCGGCTTATCCTTCATCAGTTATTATGAATGCCATTCCGGCAAAAGTAGCAGGTGTTGAAACGCTTATTATGGTTGTGCCTACACCTGATGGTGAAGTTAACGATATGGTGTTAGCGGCGGCTGCTATTTGTGATGTAGATGCAGTATTTACTCTAGGTGGAGCACAAGCCGTTGCTGCTTTAGCTTATGGAACTGAAACCGTACCTGCGGTAGATAAAATTGTAGGGCCTGGTAATATTTTTGTGGCAACTGCTAAACGTATGGTGTTTGGTACGGTTGGTATAGACATGATTGCTGGACCATCTGAAATCTTAGTGTATTGTGATGGTAAAACTGATCCTGACTGGATTGCTGTTGATTTGTTTTCACAGGCCGAGCATGATGAAGATGCACAATCGATTCTAGTTACTCAAGATGCTGATTTTGCAGAAAAAGTTTACCAAAGCATGGATCGTTTGTTACCAACTATGCCGCGTGAAAAAATTATTCGTACTGCATTACAAGACCGCGGTGCGATTATTGTAGTTGATAACGAAGAACAAGCACTTGAGATGATTAACGTCATTGCTCCTGAGCACTTAGAGTTATCGGTTGATGATCCTAAAGCCTTGTTACCAAAAATTCGTCATGCTGGTGCCATCTTTATGGGACGTTATACAGCTGAAGCTCTTGGTGACTATTGTGCTGGGCCAAACCATGTGTTGCCTACTTCACGTACCGCTCGTTTCTCATCGCCATTAGGTGTATACGATTTCCAAAAACGTTCGAGCTTAATTATGTGCTCACCTGAAGGCTCAAATGTTTTAGGTAAAGTTGCTGGAATTTTGGCAGATGGTGAAGGTTTACAAGCTCACGCTATGTCAGCTCGTTACCGTGTACAGGACTAA
- the hisG gene encoding ATP phosphoribosyltransferase encodes MNNQLTIALSKGRIYKDTLPLLEAAGIEPLEDPSKSRKLILPTNQKNVRLLIVRATDAPTYVAHGAADIGVAGKDVLMEAPSDNLYELLDLHIAKCKLMVAGPEIEKPHGHRLKIATKYLKSAQAYYAEKGEQVDLIKLYGSMEIAPLIDLADRIVDLVDTGNTLKANGLVPMEHIADISSRLIVNQHAYKTKFDQINTIIQQFKTVIEKENA; translated from the coding sequence ATGAATAACCAGTTAACCATAGCCCTTTCAAAGGGTCGTATTTACAAAGATACTTTGCCACTTCTTGAAGCGGCAGGCATTGAGCCTTTAGAAGATCCAAGTAAAAGCCGTAAGTTAATCTTACCTACCAACCAAAAAAACGTACGTTTACTGATTGTACGTGCTACCGATGCTCCAACTTATGTGGCACATGGTGCTGCAGATATTGGTGTGGCAGGTAAAGATGTTTTAATGGAAGCGCCAAGTGATAACTTGTATGAGCTTTTAGATTTACATATTGCCAAATGTAAATTGATGGTAGCTGGGCCAGAAATTGAAAAGCCTCATGGCCACCGTTTAAAAATTGCCACAAAATATCTTAAATCAGCCCAGGCTTATTACGCTGAAAAAGGCGAGCAGGTAGATTTGATCAAGCTTTATGGTTCAATGGAGATTGCTCCATTAATTGATTTGGCAGACAGAATCGTAGATTTGGTTGATACTGGTAATACGCTAAAAGCAAATGGTTTAGTGCCAATGGAACATATAGCTGATATCAGTTCGCGTTTGATTGTCAATCAGCACGCTTATAAGACTAAATTTGATCAAATCAATACTATTATTCAACAGTTTAAAACAGTGATAGAGAAAGAAAATGCTTAA